The genome window ACGCGTGCGGCGGCACTGGGGGCGGAAGGGGCCGCGGCCCAGCGGGATGCGCTGGCGCGTCAGTTTGATGCCGCCGTCCTTGGTCGGATCGTCGAAGAGGCGGGACAGGGCCTTCCGGCGGGGATTGCGGTTCCCGACCTGCCGCCGGCACTGGCCGTCGACTCCGATCCGGTGCTGGAGGCCGGTGATGACTTCGAAACGTTGAAGCATAAACTCAATGCCGGGGGCGGGCTGGACGTGCTCGCCAAACTGCGCCTGCTTGCCCAGGATGGCGATGTGAAGGCGCGCAATCTGGTCGGGCTCGCGCTGCGGCGCTCAACGGATCCGGCGGACCGGACGGCGGGGCTTCAATGGCTGTTCGCGGCGGCAAGAGAAGGCCTCCCGGCGGCTCAGTACAATCTGGCGGCTGCCATGCTTGAGGACGCGCAGCCTGGATCGGCCCGGGCGCCCGATTATGGCAGCGTAGCGCGATGGCTTGATCTGGCTGCGCTGGGCAGCGCCCCGGCCGACCCGGCCGACTATGCCGCCGTATCACGGGAATTCGCTGCCCGTGCGGGAATTCGTGATCCCTATCGCGCCGCCGTGCAGGGGTCCGAAGGGGCCTATGACGAATTGCGGCAACTGATCCGGTTGAAACGCCAGGAACTGCTGGCACGGCGTGACTATGACACACGGCGCGGCACGCCGCCCACGGCCACCGGGCAAATCGAGAGCACCGTCATAGAATGAAAGCGGTTGCCGCCCTGATCATTCCGAATATCGGGCTCTGGCTGGTTTTTGCGGCCGCCGCGTTCGGCTGGATCCGATATGGCCGTCCGGTACGCCACAGGGCCTTGTTCGCTGCCGCCATTGTTCTGTTCGCTCTGTCCTTCCCGGCCGGCCCGAGGCTTGCCGCCGAGGCATGGCGCCTGCCGGTGCCAGATGTTCCGTGGCCGACCCCCGCCGCCGGTACGGCGATTTTCGTTTTCGGTGGCGGCATCGCATCGGATGGGTACGGGCGGTTCTGGCCGTCCGATGCCTCCATGCGCAGGGCATCCGTCGGTCGGTACGCTGCCGCCGGATCGGGCGTCCCCGTGATGGTCAGCGGCGGCCCTTCACGGGATGGATGGCCGACCGAGGCGCAGGTGATTGCGGAGATGCTGGCGGCGGACGGGATTCGGGCCATTCGCGACGACACGGCACGGAATACCTGGGACAATGCCCTTGCCGCGCGGGACGCCATGGATCGCCATGGGTGGACGTCCGTTTACGCCGTCACCGACGTGATCCATGGTCGGCGCGCCCTCGCCTGTCTGCGGGCTGTCGGCGTGCCGATCGCGGGGTTTCGCGCGCCAAGAATCGAGGCGGGCCTCTCCGCGCTGGACTTCATCCCGTCCGTCCAGGGACTCGCGCTATGGGGCAATGTCGGATACGAGGTTTCGGCCAGTCTGGTTTATGTCCTGAAAGGCCGGATCGCCCTGAGCGATCTCTACTGGTAATCGGCCGTCAGCCGGTTCCGTCCGGGATGGACTCCGCCTCTTTCAGTTCCCTGTCCAACTGCTGTCCGTGCCGGGCGCGGGCCGAGGAAAGTCGCGCCAGGCACAGATAGACGACCGGTGTCAGGTACAGCGTGAAGACCGCGGCGGTCCCCAGACCCCCGAATATCACCCAGCCGATGGCCGACCGGGCTTCCGAGCCTGGCCCGGCACTCAGGATCAGGGGCAGGCCGCCGACGACCGTGGACATCAGGGTCATCATGATGGGGCGCAGCCGGACCAGGGCGGCCCGGCGCACGGCCTCCGCGACGGAATGGCCGCGGTCCCGAAGCTGATCGGCAAACTCGACCAGCAGGATCCCGTTCTTTGCCATCAGGCCGATCATCATCACCAGACCGATCTGGGAATAGATATTGATCGTCGTGCCGGTCAGCAGCAGCGCATAGAGGGCTGCCGCGACGCCGAAGGGAACAGTCAGGACCACGACGAGCGCGCTGGTCCAGCTTTCGAACTGGGCGACCAGAACCAGGAACACGACAGCCATGGCAATGATATAGGTGATCAGCACGTCCCTTTCGGTTTCCTGAAGGGTCGCCGCCTCACCCAGCAGGATCAGGTCCACATCACCCGGCAGAACCTCATCCGCCAGTGCCTCGACGTCGCTCACCGCCTGCTGCAACGGATAGCCGAGCCGGATATCGGCGTCGATCTCCACGGCGCGGCGCTGGACATGACGGTCCAGTTCAGCGGCAACGCCTTCCTCCTTCAGACTGACCAGCGACGACAGCGGTACCAGCGCGCCGTCGGCGCTGCGGACATAAAGATTCAGCAGATCGCTGGGATCGTTGATTGCCCCGTCCCCGGCCGCCAGCAGGATCGGGATCGTTTCGTCCCCGACGCTGAGGTCGACCAGTTCGTCGCCATCGATGGTGACACTGAGCGTCGCCGCCAGGTCGTCGAGCGAGACATTCAGGTCGGATGCCCGCCGCCGGTCGATCTGAACGACCAGTTGCGGCTGGGTCGGCTGGTAGGATATCCGTCCGTTGGACAGTCCGGGCAGCCGGTCCTCAATCGCCCGATTGAGCGTCAGGGCAGCTTCATAGAGGCGCAGATAGTCATTGCCGATCAGGGCGATTTCCAGACCGGTGGAGTTCGACCGGATGTTCAGGCTGTTCGGGCTGTAGACGCTTATTCGCATACCCGGAATTTCGTTCATCTGCGGTCTCAGTTCCGCGACCAGGTCCGATTGCGGCCGCGTGCGTTCATGCCAGGGGGCCAGCGGCGCACTGACGAAGACCCGGTTCAGATCCCAGCGGCCGACAATCGTGTAGATCGAGGTGATCTCGCCGCTGTCGACATAGGGCTGCAGCACCGCTTCGATCTTGTCGGCCTGCCGCCCGGTGTAGGAAAGCCCGACCCCGTCCGGTCCGGTGCCGAAGACGAAAATCTGTCCCCGGTCCTCGGTCGGCAGCAGCTCGCGGTCGATGTTCTGGAATGCAAACCAGGCGCCACCGGCCCCGGCCCCCGCGAGGACAAGCACGACCAGCGGCATGGCCAGGGCACCGTGCAGGGTCGCGCGGTAGAGCTGCACCAGCCGGTCGCCGCACCAGGCAATCGCCCGATGGATGCCCAACCCCTTGCTGTCCGATTCGTCGCCCAGCCTGGCCGCCAGTGCCGGCACCAGAGTCAGGGCCACGAAGGAGGATATGATGACCCCGACGGCCAGAACGAAACCGAATTCCCGGAACAGACGACCGGCGTCGCTGGGCAGGAAGGAAATCGGTACAAAGACCGAAACCAGGGTCGCCGTGGTCGCGACGACGGCGAAGAATACCTGTCGGGTGCCCAGGACCGCTGCGGCGCGCCCGCCCAGCCCCTGCGCACGCCGGCGCTGAATGTTCTCAAGGACCACGATGGAATCGTCGACGATCAGCCCGGCGGCAAGAACCAGCGCCAGCAGCGTGATGATGTTGATGGAAAATCCCATCAGCCAGATCGCGGCGACAGAGCCGATCAGGGCAACCGGAATGGAGATGCAGGGGATCAGCGTGGCGCTGGGCGTGCCGAGGAATAGCCACAGTGTCAGCACCACGATCGACACGGCCAGCAGCAGGGTCACCACGACCTCGCGCACCGATCCGCGAATGAATTCGGCATCGTCGGAGACCTCGATCACCTGAACGGTATCGAAACGCGCATTCAGCCTTTTCAGCGCAGCCTCGACGCCGTCGGAGATTTCAATCGTGTTGGACTTGGCCTGCCGGATGATCCCCATGCCGATGACGGTCTGGCCATCAACCCTGACCTTGGATTCCGCCTCTTCCGGTCCGAAGAAAACCATGGCGACGTCGCCGATCTTGACCGGGTCGCGAATGACGATCCCTTCGATTTCCTCGGCGGTCTCCGCCGTCGCGTCGGCACGCACGATCAGTTCGTGGTCGACGGAGGCGAAACTGCCGGCCGGAATATCGAACGGGGCGTTCTGCAGGACATTGGCGACATCAGTCACGGTCAGCCCATAACTGCTGAGCCGCATCGGATCGAGGACGACATGCAACATCCGCCGTCGGTCCCCGTACAGGGTGACGTCGGCGACTCCGTTGACTGAAATCAGATCCGGCACGATGTCGTTTTCAACGATCCGCGTCAGTTCCTCCTCACCGATCCCGTCGGCGACGGCGGCCAGGCGCAGGACCGGACTGGCATCCGCATCGGCCTTGATGACGGTCAGTTCCTCGACATCGTCGGGCAGATCCCGTTCAACCCGGCTGACGGCTTCGCGCACATCGGCGGCGGCCGTATCCAGATCGGTGTCGGCGGAGAAGTAGAGGCGAATCCGGAAGTTGTTCTCTTCGCTGGATGACCGGATCTCTTTCACGCCGGTGACGCGCGCCACGGCGCCCTCGACGATGCTGGTGACCTCCGCATCCATGGTTTCGGGCGACGCGCCCTGTAGAATGCCGCGCACCGTCACGGTCGGCTGGTCGACGTTCGGGAGTTCACGGACTTCCACCGCCGTCAGGGCAGCCAGTCCGGCAAGTGCTATCAGCAGATTGAGAACCAGCGCCAGAAGCGGTCGCCGCACGCTGGTGGAGGGCAGATCCTCCCTGTCCGGACGGCCGGTCACGATTCGGTGCCGTTATCGGCGACCGGCGCTTCGCGCACGGTGACGGAGACTTCCCGCCCGGCGCGCATCCGGTGCAGGCCCTCCACGACAACCGGATCGCCGGGTTCGAGATCCCCGTCGACCAGGACGCGGGAGGATTGCCGCTGCACGATCTGCACGGGGATCTGGGCTGCCTTGCCGTCGCGAACGGTCCACAGGAACGATCCGTCACCGCCCCATTGTATGGCGATCTCCGGAACCGTGGGGCGGCGCTGGCCGTAGAGATCCAGGGTCACGCGAAAACTCATGCCGGGCCGGAACGCGTCGTTCGGGTTCGGTGTTTCGGCGCGAACGGCGAAAGTGCGCGTATCCGGGTCAATCCGGCTGTCGACATCAACGACGATCCCGTCCGCCGTGGCGCTTCCGGCCCATGCGGCGATGGATACCGCGTCGCCGGGGCGCACACGCCCCAGAAGCGCTTCCGGCACATCGAACCGGATCAGCAACAACTCGCGGTCGTCCAGCGTCGCAATCGACGTCGCCGGATCGATGCGGTCCCCGACTTCGACATCGGTCAGGCCGATATATCCCGCGAAGGGTGCCTTAACGTAACGGTCGTCCAGGGCCACCTGGGCCTGGCGCAGGGCAATCCGGGCGCTGCGCAACGCGGTGCGGGCCTCATCCAGGGCGGCCTGGGTCGAGGTGCCGCTGGCGCTCAGTTTTTCCAGTCGGTCGAACTTGCGCTGCGCGTCCTCAAGCTGGACCTGTGCCAGTTCGACATCGAGGCGCTCCGCATCCTGACGCAACTCGACCAGAACGGCGCCGCGGTCGACAAAGCTGTTGGCCGTGAAACGGACGGCGGTGACTTCTCCGGCCGAGTCGGGGTGCAGCGTTATGGAGCGAAAGGCGCGGGCGGTGCCGACCGCTTCCAGTCGGATTCGGATTTCGGCCGATTCGGCGCGTTGCACGATGACGGCGATCGGGACGTCGGGGCGCGTGGCGGTGACGTCCTTCTCGGTTTCCGGTGGCTGGCCGATCTTCCAGGCCGCAGCGCCCAGCCCGACCAGCACAAGGATGACCAGAAACTGTTTGAAAATACCCAATGTCCGCCACCCTCCATCCGACGTGCATTCCGGTCATCCGGCCACGGTTCCGGATGAAACTATCATGAACAGGCGAAGTTTCTATCCTGGTCCCGTATTCCGGAAAATCCTTGATGCGATTCGCACTGGCCCAAGATCAGACGCGGCTGCGCCGATAATCCGTCGCAGGTTTCGAACACTTTTTCCTTCGATTTCGCAAATAAGGGCGCGGCCTTGGGGTCAGGGCGAACGGGGCGTCCCGACGCCGTCCATCCCGGAATGTTCAAGCAGTATGAAGTTTGGGTGAAGGCGTACAAAAGCGCTTTTGTCGGCTTAATTGTTCGACTATTCTAGAGAAATGGATGAATTGAAGGCAGCAACCTGTTTTTCAGCCCTGGCGCAGGAATCCCGCGTCCGGATTCTGCGCCTGCTGATCGCGGCCGGGCCCTCCGGAATGCGGGCCGGGGAGGTTCAGCAGCAGATCGGCATGCCGTCCTCGACGCTGTCCTTTCACCTTTCGGCCCTGGAACAGGCCGGCCTTGTCCAGTCCACACGGCAAGGTCGGACAACGGTCTATGCCGTGCGCCTGTTGGGGCTGCGTCAGCTCGTCACCTTCGTGACGGAAACCTGTTGCGGCGGCCGGACGGACCTGTGCGGGGATATCGCCCGACTGTTTCCCGATCTGGAGGAAGAGCGCCCGATCACGGGGCGCTTCAATGTTCTGTTCCTGTGCACCCACAATTCCGCACGTTCGATCATGGCGGAGGCGGTTCTCAACCG of Alphaproteobacteria bacterium contains these proteins:
- a CDS encoding YdcF family protein gives rise to the protein MKAVAALIIPNIGLWLVFAAAAFGWIRYGRPVRHRALFAAAIVLFALSFPAGPRLAAEAWRLPVPDVPWPTPAAGTAIFVFGGGIASDGYGRFWPSDASMRRASVGRYAAAGSGVPVMVSGGPSRDGWPTEAQVIAEMLAADGIRAIRDDTARNTWDNALAARDAMDRHGWTSVYAVTDVIHGRRALACLRAVGVPIAGFRAPRIEAGLSALDFIPSVQGLALWGNVGYEVSASLVYVLKGRIALSDLYW
- a CDS encoding efflux RND transporter periplasmic adaptor subunit, yielding MGIFKQFLVILVLVGLGAAAWKIGQPPETEKDVTATRPDVPIAVIVQRAESAEIRIRLEAVGTARAFRSITLHPDSAGEVTAVRFTANSFVDRGAVLVELRQDAERLDVELAQVQLEDAQRKFDRLEKLSASGTSTQAALDEARTALRSARIALRQAQVALDDRYVKAPFAGYIGLTDVEVGDRIDPATSIATLDDRELLLIRFDVPEALLGRVRPGDAVSIAAWAGSATADGIVVDVDSRIDPDTRTFAVRAETPNPNDAFRPGMSFRVTLDLYGQRRPTVPEIAIQWGGDGSFLWTVRDGKAAQIPVQIVQRQSSRVLVDGDLEPGDPVVVEGLHRMRAGREVSVTVREAPVADNGTES
- a CDS encoding tetratricopeptide repeat protein codes for the protein MVLFKRLFFAVSLFLGLAYPGALSAQSGLIPAAEAGDADAQFRLGRAYESGVGAPQNDFEAVRWFRAAAQQDHPAAALDLGWMLANGYGVAKDEERALYWFTRAAALGAEGAAAQRDALARQFDAAVLGRIVEEAGQGLPAGIAVPDLPPALAVDSDPVLEAGDDFETLKHKLNAGGGLDVLAKLRLLAQDGDVKARNLVGLALRRSTDPADRTAGLQWLFAAAREGLPAAQYNLAAAMLEDAQPGSARAPDYGSVARWLDLAALGSAPADPADYAAVSREFAARAGIRDPYRAAVQGSEGAYDELRQLIRLKRQELLARRDYDTRRGTPPTATGQIESTVIE
- a CDS encoding efflux RND transporter permease subunit; the encoded protein is MTGRPDREDLPSTSVRRPLLALVLNLLIALAGLAALTAVEVRELPNVDQPTVTVRGILQGASPETMDAEVTSIVEGAVARVTGVKEIRSSSEENNFRIRLYFSADTDLDTAAADVREAVSRVERDLPDDVEELTVIKADADASPVLRLAAVADGIGEEELTRIVENDIVPDLISVNGVADVTLYGDRRRMLHVVLDPMRLSSYGLTVTDVANVLQNAPFDIPAGSFASVDHELIVRADATAETAEEIEGIVIRDPVKIGDVAMVFFGPEEAESKVRVDGQTVIGMGIIRQAKSNTIEISDGVEAALKRLNARFDTVQVIEVSDDAEFIRGSVREVVVTLLLAVSIVVLTLWLFLGTPSATLIPCISIPVALIGSVAAIWLMGFSINIITLLALVLAAGLIVDDSIVVLENIQRRRAQGLGGRAAAVLGTRQVFFAVVATTATLVSVFVPISFLPSDAGRLFREFGFVLAVGVIISSFVALTLVPALAARLGDESDSKGLGIHRAIAWCGDRLVQLYRATLHGALAMPLVVLVLAGAGAGGAWFAFQNIDRELLPTEDRGQIFVFGTGPDGVGLSYTGRQADKIEAVLQPYVDSGEITSIYTIVGRWDLNRVFVSAPLAPWHERTRPQSDLVAELRPQMNEIPGMRISVYSPNSLNIRSNSTGLEIALIGNDYLRLYEAALTLNRAIEDRLPGLSNGRISYQPTQPQLVVQIDRRRASDLNVSLDDLAATLSVTIDGDELVDLSVGDETIPILLAAGDGAINDPSDLLNLYVRSADGALVPLSSLVSLKEEGVAAELDRHVQRRAVEIDADIRLGYPLQQAVSDVEALADEVLPGDVDLILLGEAATLQETERDVLITYIIAMAVVFLVLVAQFESWTSALVVVLTVPFGVAAALYALLLTGTTINIYSQIGLVMMIGLMAKNGILLVEFADQLRDRGHSVAEAVRRAALVRLRPIMMTLMSTVVGGLPLILSAGPGSEARSAIGWVIFGGLGTAAVFTLYLTPVVYLCLARLSSARARHGQQLDRELKEAESIPDGTG